In a genomic window of Cardiocondyla obscurior isolate alpha-2009 linkage group LG08, Cobs3.1, whole genome shotgun sequence:
- the Nbs gene encoding nibrin isoform X2, giving the protein MWCFKGPKDVYVYILPNQQKSFGKSLSDIKLEDDVSISRLHAIVSVEPSETSQIQSECTICDKSKYGTFLKRKNKKYKLSSNTKFVLNAGDVIQFGLKDTIFLVLYHSFIIAKSSLNEGDTNKLRGIAHDLQATLFESWKRVCTHLTVPEILLFTPKLAYALASAKPIVTIAYWEKVLEAIKEFKKLPEIDDFLPNLKEKWVTSENSKIFLPNEERKTLFKGLSFIYFCANQYSIYAPLIAAAGGKSCIYPTKKPLTPRDLIAKNAIVIQQSANDSLNATQIVATDYPIIYRELKAAKRRMISDTEIPLAILRCTTEMYCNPTYTFAKFLNVETQKGLFSDVISEDTQDIINTNTKQVKRKIIPETCEFLNDTNVLKKIGLNENESNVSNKDGNIDTIRNTNNKKIKCKIIPETCNSQITNISGSSSSFYENEIKCISNNESNISMNNTQSDENKSMKRETNSKTYNFQNKNILTRFFHESEENQCYLPDSNESNTSDVVKNIFSDKNSNAEVEIVFDRSKFEDNFTTERQEPQNDKSHENLKINKKSAICKNVNLEKETTSIADEVKSNDKENSKNTRILHVAFTKETNHNEINITKGKENNLLEKDDGEVELQDLKKQNMSLVNETRNRSEKIKDIKKDKVQTKNNKIEQILKTEANKTYLNQGSVDKILRKDVPCGKKFKKIRNKLFCILRSTWFI; this is encoded by the exons ATGTGGTGTTTTAAAGGACCTAAAG ACGTTTACGTTTATATTTTGCCTAATCAGCAAAAATCATTTGGTAAGTCATTGAGTGATATTAAGCTAGAAGATGACGTATCTATTAGTAGACTCCATGCAATAGTTTCTGTAGAACCATCAGAAACATCAcag ATACAATCTGAATGTACTATCTGTGACAAATCCAAATATGGAACatttcttaaaagaaaaaataaaaaatataaattgtcaTCTAATACTAAGTTTGTTTTGAATGCTGGTGATGTAATACAGTTTGGACTAAAGGATActattttttt GGTATTGTATCATTCATTTATAATTGCAAAGTCTAGCTTGAATGAAGgagatacaaataaattaagaggTATTGCACATGATTTACAAGCAACATTGTTTGAGTCATGGAAAAGAGTTTGCACACATTTGACAGTACCTGAAATCTTATTATTTACTCCAAAG TTAGCCTATGCATTAGCATCTGCCAAACCTATAGTTACAATTGCATATTGGGAAAAAGTTCTTGAAGCCATCAAAGAATTCAAAAAATTACCAGAAATTGACGATTTTTTGCCAAACCTAAAAGAGAAATGGGTGACAAGTGAAAACTCTAAAATATTCCTACCAAACGAAGAACggaaaacattatttaaaggcttgtcgtttatttatttttgcgcaaACCAATATTCTATATATGCACCATTGATTGCTGCAGCAG gtGGAAAATCATGCATCTATCCCACAAAGAAACCTTTAACTCCCCGAGATCTTATTGCCAAAAATGCTATCGTTATACAGCAATCTGCCAATGATTCTTTAAATGCTACTCAAATTGTCGCAACGGATTATCCAATAATTT atCGTGAACTAAAAGCTGCCAAGCGCAGAATGATTTCTGATACCGAAATTCCACTCGCAATTTTACGTTGTACCACAGAAATGTATTGCAATCCGACATATACATTCgccaaatttttaaacgtagAGACTCAAAAAGGTCTTTTCTCTGATGTAATAAGCGAAGATACTcaagatattattaataccAATACGAAacaagttaaaagaaaaataattcctgAAACTTGCGAATTTCTAAACGATACAAATGTTCTAAAAAAGATTGGTTTAAACGAAAACGAAAGTAATGTTTCTAATAAGGACGGTAATATTGACACAATACGgaatactaataataaaaaaatcaaatgcaAGATAATTCCTGAAACTTGCAATTCTCAAATTACTAATATTTCAGGAAGTTCCAGTTCTTTTTATGAGAATGAGATAAAATGTATATCTAACAATGAGAGTAATATTTCGATGAACAATACACAGAGTGATGAGAACAAATCAATGAAACGCGAAACAAATAGcaaaacttataattttcaaaataaaaacattttgacTCGATTTTTTCACGAAAGTGAAGAAAATCAGTGCTATCTTCCCGATAGTAATGAAAGTAATACAAGCGACGtagtgaaaaatattttttctgaTAAGAACAGTAATGCAGAAGTTGAAATTGTTTTTGATAGAAGCAAATTTGAAGACAATTTTACTACAGAGCGACAAGAGCCACAAAATGATAAGTCAcacgaaaatttaaaaataaataagaaaagtgcaatttgcaaaaacgttaatttagaaaaagaaacaacttCGATTGCTGACGAAGTTAAATCAAATGATAAGGAGAATTCTAAGAACACAAGAATTTTACATGTTGCATTTACAAAAGAAACTAATcataacgaaattaatataacaaaaggaaaagagaacaATTTACTTGAAAAAGATGACGGTGAAGTTGAATTGCAAGatttgaaaaaacaaaatatgaGTCTGGTTAACGAAACTCGAAATAgatctgaaaaaattaaagatattaaaaaagataaagtgcaaacaaagaataataaaatagaacagATTCTAAAAACA gAAGCTAACAAAACTTATCTAAATCAAGGATCTGTGGATAAGATATTACGAAAAGATGTACCGTGtgggaaaaaatttaaaaag aTAAGAAATAAGTTATTTTGTATACTAAGAAGCACATGGTTTATATAg
- the Nbs gene encoding nibrin isoform X1, with protein sequence MWCFKGPKDVYVYILPNQQKSFGKSLSDIKLEDDVSISRLHAIVSVEPSETSQIQSECTICDKSKYGTFLKRKNKKYKLSSNTKFVLNAGDVIQFGLKDTIFLVLYHSFIIAKSSLNEGDTNKLRGIAHDLQATLFESWKRVCTHLTVPEILLFTPKLAYALASAKPIVTIAYWEKVLEAIKEFKKLPEIDDFLPNLKEKWVTSENSKIFLPNEERKTLFKGLSFIYFCANQYSIYAPLIAAAGGKSCIYPTKKPLTPRDLIAKNAIVIQQSANDSLNATQIVATDYPIIYRELKAAKRRMISDTEIPLAILRCTTEMYCNPTYTFAKFLNVETQKGLFSDVISEDTQDIINTNTKQVKRKIIPETCEFLNDTNVLKKIGLNENESNVSNKDGNIDTIRNTNNKKIKCKIIPETCNSQITNISGSSSSFYENEIKCISNNESNISMNNTQSDENKSMKRETNSKTYNFQNKNILTRFFHESEENQCYLPDSNESNTSDVVKNIFSDKNSNAEVEIVFDRSKFEDNFTTERQEPQNDKSHENLKINKKSAICKNVNLEKETTSIADEVKSNDKENSKNTRILHVAFTKETNHNEINITKGKENNLLEKDDGEVELQDLKKQNMSLVNETRNRSEKIKDIKKDKVQTKNNKIEQILKTEANKTYLNQGSVDKILRKDVPCGKKFKKMSVIKPEKMLRMDDFVL encoded by the exons ATGTGGTGTTTTAAAGGACCTAAAG ACGTTTACGTTTATATTTTGCCTAATCAGCAAAAATCATTTGGTAAGTCATTGAGTGATATTAAGCTAGAAGATGACGTATCTATTAGTAGACTCCATGCAATAGTTTCTGTAGAACCATCAGAAACATCAcag ATACAATCTGAATGTACTATCTGTGACAAATCCAAATATGGAACatttcttaaaagaaaaaataaaaaatataaattgtcaTCTAATACTAAGTTTGTTTTGAATGCTGGTGATGTAATACAGTTTGGACTAAAGGATActattttttt GGTATTGTATCATTCATTTATAATTGCAAAGTCTAGCTTGAATGAAGgagatacaaataaattaagaggTATTGCACATGATTTACAAGCAACATTGTTTGAGTCATGGAAAAGAGTTTGCACACATTTGACAGTACCTGAAATCTTATTATTTACTCCAAAG TTAGCCTATGCATTAGCATCTGCCAAACCTATAGTTACAATTGCATATTGGGAAAAAGTTCTTGAAGCCATCAAAGAATTCAAAAAATTACCAGAAATTGACGATTTTTTGCCAAACCTAAAAGAGAAATGGGTGACAAGTGAAAACTCTAAAATATTCCTACCAAACGAAGAACggaaaacattatttaaaggcttgtcgtttatttatttttgcgcaaACCAATATTCTATATATGCACCATTGATTGCTGCAGCAG gtGGAAAATCATGCATCTATCCCACAAAGAAACCTTTAACTCCCCGAGATCTTATTGCCAAAAATGCTATCGTTATACAGCAATCTGCCAATGATTCTTTAAATGCTACTCAAATTGTCGCAACGGATTATCCAATAATTT atCGTGAACTAAAAGCTGCCAAGCGCAGAATGATTTCTGATACCGAAATTCCACTCGCAATTTTACGTTGTACCACAGAAATGTATTGCAATCCGACATATACATTCgccaaatttttaaacgtagAGACTCAAAAAGGTCTTTTCTCTGATGTAATAAGCGAAGATACTcaagatattattaataccAATACGAAacaagttaaaagaaaaataattcctgAAACTTGCGAATTTCTAAACGATACAAATGTTCTAAAAAAGATTGGTTTAAACGAAAACGAAAGTAATGTTTCTAATAAGGACGGTAATATTGACACAATACGgaatactaataataaaaaaatcaaatgcaAGATAATTCCTGAAACTTGCAATTCTCAAATTACTAATATTTCAGGAAGTTCCAGTTCTTTTTATGAGAATGAGATAAAATGTATATCTAACAATGAGAGTAATATTTCGATGAACAATACACAGAGTGATGAGAACAAATCAATGAAACGCGAAACAAATAGcaaaacttataattttcaaaataaaaacattttgacTCGATTTTTTCACGAAAGTGAAGAAAATCAGTGCTATCTTCCCGATAGTAATGAAAGTAATACAAGCGACGtagtgaaaaatattttttctgaTAAGAACAGTAATGCAGAAGTTGAAATTGTTTTTGATAGAAGCAAATTTGAAGACAATTTTACTACAGAGCGACAAGAGCCACAAAATGATAAGTCAcacgaaaatttaaaaataaataagaaaagtgcaatttgcaaaaacgttaatttagaaaaagaaacaacttCGATTGCTGACGAAGTTAAATCAAATGATAAGGAGAATTCTAAGAACACAAGAATTTTACATGTTGCATTTACAAAAGAAACTAATcataacgaaattaatataacaaaaggaaaagagaacaATTTACTTGAAAAAGATGACGGTGAAGTTGAATTGCAAGatttgaaaaaacaaaatatgaGTCTGGTTAACGAAACTCGAAATAgatctgaaaaaattaaagatattaaaaaagataaagtgcaaacaaagaataataaaatagaacagATTCTAAAAACA gAAGCTAACAAAACTTATCTAAATCAAGGATCTGTGGATAAGATATTACGAAAAGATGTACCGTGtgggaaaaaatttaaaaag atGTCTGTTATAAAACCAGAGAAGATGTTAAGAATGGATGACTTTGTTTTGTGA
- the Nbs gene encoding nibrin isoform X3 — MWCFKGPKDVYVYILPNQQKSFGKSLSDIKLEDDVSISRLHAIVSVEPSETSQIQSECTICDKSKYGTFLKRKNKKYKLSSNTKFVLNAGDVIQFGLKDTIFLVLYHSFIIAKSSLNEGDTNKLRGIAHDLQATLFESWKRVCTHLTVPEILLFTPKLAYALASAKPIVTIAYWEKVLEAIKEFKKLPEIDDFLPNLKEKWVTSENSKIFLPNEERKTLFKGLSFIYFCANQYSIYAPLIAAAGGKSCIYPTKKPLTPRDLIAKNAIVIQQSANDSLNATQIVATDYPIIYRELKAAKRRMISDTEIPLAILRCTTEMYCNPTYTFAKFLNVETQKGLFSDVISEDTQDIINTNTKQVKRKIIPETCEFLNDTNVLKKIGLNENESNVSNKDGSSSSFYENEIKCISNNESNISMNNTQSDENKSMKRETNSKTYNFQNKNILTRFFHESEENQCYLPDSNESNTSDVVKNIFSDKNSNAEVEIVFDRSKFEDNFTTERQEPQNDKSHENLKINKKSAICKNVNLEKETTSIADEVKSNDKENSKNTRILHVAFTKETNHNEINITKGKENNLLEKDDGEVELQDLKKQNMSLVNETRNRSEKIKDIKKDKVQTKNNKIEQILKTEANKTYLNQGSVDKILRKDVPCGKKFKKMSVIKPEKMLRMDDFVL, encoded by the exons ATGTGGTGTTTTAAAGGACCTAAAG ACGTTTACGTTTATATTTTGCCTAATCAGCAAAAATCATTTGGTAAGTCATTGAGTGATATTAAGCTAGAAGATGACGTATCTATTAGTAGACTCCATGCAATAGTTTCTGTAGAACCATCAGAAACATCAcag ATACAATCTGAATGTACTATCTGTGACAAATCCAAATATGGAACatttcttaaaagaaaaaataaaaaatataaattgtcaTCTAATACTAAGTTTGTTTTGAATGCTGGTGATGTAATACAGTTTGGACTAAAGGATActattttttt GGTATTGTATCATTCATTTATAATTGCAAAGTCTAGCTTGAATGAAGgagatacaaataaattaagaggTATTGCACATGATTTACAAGCAACATTGTTTGAGTCATGGAAAAGAGTTTGCACACATTTGACAGTACCTGAAATCTTATTATTTACTCCAAAG TTAGCCTATGCATTAGCATCTGCCAAACCTATAGTTACAATTGCATATTGGGAAAAAGTTCTTGAAGCCATCAAAGAATTCAAAAAATTACCAGAAATTGACGATTTTTTGCCAAACCTAAAAGAGAAATGGGTGACAAGTGAAAACTCTAAAATATTCCTACCAAACGAAGAACggaaaacattatttaaaggcttgtcgtttatttatttttgcgcaaACCAATATTCTATATATGCACCATTGATTGCTGCAGCAG gtGGAAAATCATGCATCTATCCCACAAAGAAACCTTTAACTCCCCGAGATCTTATTGCCAAAAATGCTATCGTTATACAGCAATCTGCCAATGATTCTTTAAATGCTACTCAAATTGTCGCAACGGATTATCCAATAATTT atCGTGAACTAAAAGCTGCCAAGCGCAGAATGATTTCTGATACCGAAATTCCACTCGCAATTTTACGTTGTACCACAGAAATGTATTGCAATCCGACATATACATTCgccaaatttttaaacgtagAGACTCAAAAAGGTCTTTTCTCTGATGTAATAAGCGAAGATACTcaagatattattaataccAATACGAAacaagttaaaagaaaaataattcctgAAACTTGCGAATTTCTAAACGATACAAATGTTCTAAAAAAGATTGGTTTAAACGAAAACGAAAGTAATGTTTCTAATAAGGACG GAAGTTCCAGTTCTTTTTATGAGAATGAGATAAAATGTATATCTAACAATGAGAGTAATATTTCGATGAACAATACACAGAGTGATGAGAACAAATCAATGAAACGCGAAACAAATAGcaaaacttataattttcaaaataaaaacattttgacTCGATTTTTTCACGAAAGTGAAGAAAATCAGTGCTATCTTCCCGATAGTAATGAAAGTAATACAAGCGACGtagtgaaaaatattttttctgaTAAGAACAGTAATGCAGAAGTTGAAATTGTTTTTGATAGAAGCAAATTTGAAGACAATTTTACTACAGAGCGACAAGAGCCACAAAATGATAAGTCAcacgaaaatttaaaaataaataagaaaagtgcaatttgcaaaaacgttaatttagaaaaagaaacaacttCGATTGCTGACGAAGTTAAATCAAATGATAAGGAGAATTCTAAGAACACAAGAATTTTACATGTTGCATTTACAAAAGAAACTAATcataacgaaattaatataacaaaaggaaaagagaacaATTTACTTGAAAAAGATGACGGTGAAGTTGAATTGCAAGatttgaaaaaacaaaatatgaGTCTGGTTAACGAAACTCGAAATAgatctgaaaaaattaaagatattaaaaaagataaagtgcaaacaaagaataataaaatagaacagATTCTAAAAACA gAAGCTAACAAAACTTATCTAAATCAAGGATCTGTGGATAAGATATTACGAAAAGATGTACCGTGtgggaaaaaatttaaaaag atGTCTGTTATAAAACCAGAGAAGATGTTAAGAATGGATGACTTTGTTTTGTGA